The Lacrimispora xylanolytica genome has a segment encoding these proteins:
- a CDS encoding exodeoxyribonuclease III: MKKMISWNVNGLRACVEKGFLDYFNEVDADVFCIQESKLQEGQIDLPTPGYYQYWNYAEKKGYSGTAIYTKEEPISVAYGIGEEEHDKEGRVIAAEFEDYYVVTCYTPNSQNELARLPYRMTWEEAFLAYLKKLEEKKPVIFCGDLNVAHKEIDLKNPKTNRKNAGFTDEEREKFSNLIGAGFIDTYRYFYPDQEEVYSWWSYRFSARQKNAGWRIDYFCVSESLEDRLVSAAIHTEVLGSDHCPVELVIR; the protein is encoded by the coding sequence ATGAAAAAAATGATTTCCTGGAATGTAAATGGCCTTCGTGCCTGCGTGGAGAAGGGATTTTTGGATTATTTTAATGAAGTGGATGCAGATGTATTTTGTATTCAGGAAAGTAAGCTGCAGGAAGGACAGATCGACCTTCCGACTCCAGGCTATTATCAGTACTGGAATTATGCAGAGAAAAAGGGCTATTCTGGAACTGCCATTTATACAAAGGAAGAGCCTATTTCCGTTGCCTACGGAATTGGGGAAGAGGAGCACGATAAAGAGGGCAGAGTTATTGCAGCAGAATTTGAAGATTATTACGTGGTTACCTGTTATACTCCTAATTCCCAGAATGAGCTGGCACGTCTTCCTTACCGCATGACCTGGGAGGAAGCATTTCTTGCTTATTTGAAAAAGCTGGAGGAGAAAAAGCCAGTGATCTTCTGCGGGGACTTAAATGTGGCCCATAAAGAGATTGACTTAAAAAACCCAAAGACTAACCGGAAAAATGCAGGCTTTACCGATGAGGAGAGAGAGAAGTTCTCTAATCTCATTGGTGCAGGCTTTATTGATACGTACCGCTATTTTTATCCGGATCAGGAGGAAGTGTATTCCTGGTGGTCTTATCGGTTCAGTGCCAGACAAAAAAATGCAGGGTGGCGCATTGACTATTTCTGCGTTTCAGAAAGCTTAGAGGACAGGCTTGTAAGTGCAGCCATCCATACAGAGGTACTTGGTTCAGACCACTGCCCGGTGGAGCTTGTGATCCGCTAA